From one Dehalobacter sp. 12DCB1 genomic stretch:
- a CDS encoding carbamoyl phosphate synthase small subunit, with product MQQNVYIILANGRVFKGKPFGAVGEAVGEIVFTTAMTGYLETLTDPSYYGQIVVQTFPLIGNYGIISADFESNSSKVKAYVVREWCQVPSNFRCEGELDAFLKAQNIVGVHGVDTRELTKIIREVGVMNAKITTTLNNFEKDLAEINGYKITDAVQTVSCRETISTENTDVTGKSISAIEIVPTSDIGKSVDVVTSRDVATVDTKEASGVCRVALWDFGAKENIRRELIKRGCEVITVPAETSTESILALHPDGIMLSNGPGDPADNKGIIAELKKLSASGLPIFGICLGHQLLALAQGAETSKLKYGHRGANQPVKDLKTGRVYITSQNHGYAVVANSLPAHARMRFQNANDGTCEGIEYLNMPAFSAQFHPEASAGPLDTSYLFDQFIALMRKDCLTCR from the coding sequence GTGCAGCAGAATGTGTATATCATCCTGGCCAATGGCCGGGTTTTTAAAGGGAAACCTTTCGGGGCAGTAGGAGAGGCAGTCGGTGAGATTGTCTTTACTACTGCAATGACCGGATATCTCGAAACCCTGACCGATCCGAGTTATTACGGGCAGATTGTGGTTCAGACGTTCCCTTTGATAGGGAATTATGGGATTATTTCGGCAGATTTTGAAAGTAATTCTTCAAAAGTAAAGGCCTATGTTGTCCGGGAGTGGTGTCAAGTTCCTTCCAACTTTCGCTGTGAAGGAGAGCTTGACGCTTTTTTAAAGGCGCAAAATATTGTCGGGGTTCACGGTGTTGACACCCGGGAGCTTACCAAGATTATCCGCGAGGTTGGTGTGATGAATGCCAAAATTACCACCACCCTGAATAATTTTGAAAAAGATTTGGCTGAGATTAATGGCTATAAAATTACGGACGCGGTTCAGACAGTTTCCTGCAGGGAAACAATATCGACCGAGAACACCGATGTAACCGGGAAAAGCATCTCAGCCATTGAAATAGTCCCAACCAGTGATATAGGTAAATCCGTTGACGTTGTCACATCTAGAGATGTAGCGACAGTGGACACTAAAGAAGCATCCGGCGTATGCCGGGTAGCCCTGTGGGATTTCGGAGCGAAGGAAAATATTCGGCGTGAACTTATCAAACGCGGCTGTGAGGTTATCACGGTGCCTGCTGAGACATCCACCGAAAGTATCCTGGCTTTGCACCCGGACGGGATCATGCTTTCTAACGGACCGGGAGATCCGGCCGACAATAAGGGAATTATCGCAGAGCTGAAGAAGCTTTCTGCCTCCGGTCTGCCGATCTTCGGGATATGTCTCGGACATCAGCTGCTGGCCCTGGCGCAGGGTGCCGAAACGTCCAAGCTGAAATACGGGCACCGGGGCGCTAATCAGCCGGTGAAAGATTTGAAAACCGGCAGGGTTTACATTACAAGCCAGAACCATGGCTATGCGGTTGTTGCCAACAGCCTTCCTGCTCATGCTCGCATGCGTTTTCAGAATGCCAATGACGGGACTTGCGAAGGAATTGAATATCTGAATATGCCGGCTTTCTCGGCACAGTTTCATCCGGAAGCTTCGGCAGGACCCTTGGATACCAGCTATTTATTTGATCAATTTATTGCTCTGATGAGGAAGGACTGCTTAACATGCCGTTAA
- a CDS encoding 4Fe-4S binding protein gives MKGKKRDLEFYYLFFLSITAIAAIIYSVFWTGQAVDYKALIQQNIPSVTSVEKIIGTKPAYMVEASGGRYYAVCDSAVGYQSRIEMMSIIDEKGLVEKVLVTKQGETPIFFERLYKQKYFDSFNGLSLKEPIYLGGASGYTGYLADSKTANYVDRISGSTVSSHAVAEAVNSGNLYLSRQIFNTSWANPYDLFQVTWKDLAMIVMYLIALAGVYIKKLVRIRTWILLVSIGVLGFMINQFVTANLLFSLIQLQIPGITNLKWYVLMAGSLGFIVFLGKNLYCAWICPFGAVQESLNKIAGFKPLGISQTVIKKLKLVPPTILWVAFILGTCLGNYGTLDYQPFGALFLLKATWVIWLMLPVFLFMSL, from the coding sequence ATGAAAGGAAAAAAGAGAGATCTAGAGTTTTACTATTTATTTTTTTTATCCATAACAGCCATTGCAGCAATTATTTATAGCGTTTTTTGGACGGGCCAGGCTGTGGATTACAAGGCACTGATCCAACAAAACATTCCCAGTGTCACCTCGGTTGAAAAAATCATTGGTACAAAACCCGCTTACATGGTGGAAGCATCAGGAGGACGTTACTATGCCGTTTGTGATTCGGCTGTGGGGTATCAGTCCAGAATTGAAATGATGAGTATCATTGATGAAAAAGGTTTGGTGGAAAAAGTACTGGTCACAAAGCAGGGTGAGACTCCGATTTTTTTTGAAAGGCTCTACAAACAAAAATATTTCGATAGTTTTAACGGTCTTTCGCTGAAGGAACCTATTTATCTGGGAGGGGCTTCCGGTTATACCGGATACCTGGCCGACAGCAAAACAGCCAACTACGTCGACCGGATAAGCGGTTCAACTGTTTCTTCGCATGCGGTGGCTGAAGCTGTAAATAGTGGAAACTTGTACCTTTCCAGGCAGATCTTTAACACATCATGGGCAAATCCTTATGATCTGTTCCAAGTTACTTGGAAGGACTTAGCGATGATCGTGATGTACCTCATCGCACTTGCAGGAGTCTATATCAAGAAATTGGTTCGTATACGGACCTGGATACTACTGGTAAGCATTGGGGTACTGGGATTTATGATCAACCAATTTGTTACCGCCAACTTGTTGTTTTCCCTGATCCAATTACAAATTCCGGGAATAACAAACCTTAAATGGTATGTGCTGATGGCCGGGTCATTGGGATTTATTGTTTTCTTGGGGAAAAATCTATACTGTGCCTGGATTTGTCCTTTTGGAGCAGTGCAGGAATCTCTTAACAAAATAGCAGGCTTCAAACCACTGGGAATATCGCAGACAGTGATAAAAAAACTTAAGCTCGTTCCACCAACCATCCTGTGGGTTGCCTTTATACTCGGAACCTGTTTAGGGAACTATGGGACGCTGGATTACCAGCCTTTTGGTGCACTTTTCCTGTTAAAAGCCACGTGGGTGATATGGCTGATGCTGCCTGTTTTCTTATTTATGAGTTTA
- a CDS encoding spore germination protein: MFKKLLKSALGFSGKKGSGKTTSRQPVEKRPLSADYDDNLQTLRQVFDQCFDILFREFSINADTPLRAFIIYVAGLTNHEMVNDHLLKSIMQETANLPSSVHLSKANAQQVIQERLINLDETSTTTDLIELVQKVLEGNTVLILDGSSTAIIAGVRGVEGRAIDEPDSEPGVRGPKDGFVEALNTNMSLIRRRIKTSRLKAETFETGLLTKTKLAVCYIKGIANDKVVQEVKQRIGRINIDSVLSSNQIEELIMDEAFSLFPLVQYTERPDKAAASLLEGRVVILVDNSPMPLIVPVTFISLLQAAEDYYNNAVFATSVRLLRFVALNIALLLPALTVAAFSFHQELLPTALISTVAGARQGLPLPIVLEILMIEFAFELLREAGVRLPKTIGQAISTVGGLVIGQAAVNAGLVSPISVIVVATTAIASFTIPNYAAGTALRILRFVLIILAGFFGGVGIISGLMVILFHLCSLRSFGIPYLSPIAPLSPGDLKDTMVRAPWWAMLRRPWMSVSNEPVRQDPDQGPLKPDKGGQTP; this comes from the coding sequence ATGTTTAAAAAACTGTTGAAGAGCGCTTTAGGCTTTAGCGGCAAAAAAGGCTCTGGCAAGACAACTTCCCGACAACCTGTAGAAAAGCGGCCCCTCTCTGCAGATTATGATGATAATTTACAGACTTTACGGCAAGTTTTCGACCAATGTTTTGATATTCTCTTCCGCGAATTTTCCATTAATGCCGATACACCTCTACGTGCTTTTATTATTTATGTAGCCGGATTAACCAACCATGAAATGGTGAATGATCACTTATTGAAGAGTATCATGCAGGAAACGGCTAATTTACCGTCATCTGTGCATCTGTCCAAGGCCAATGCACAGCAAGTCATTCAAGAACGTTTAATCAATTTGGACGAAACCAGTACGACGACTGATTTAATTGAACTCGTCCAAAAAGTTTTAGAAGGCAATACCGTCCTGATTCTGGACGGATCGTCTACTGCGATTATTGCCGGTGTACGGGGTGTAGAGGGTAGAGCAATCGACGAGCCTGACAGCGAACCTGGGGTGAGGGGACCAAAAGACGGATTTGTGGAAGCCCTCAACACAAACATGAGTTTAATCCGGCGCCGAATAAAAACCAGCCGTCTCAAAGCGGAAACTTTCGAGACAGGACTGTTGACGAAGACCAAACTGGCAGTATGTTACATCAAAGGGATCGCCAATGATAAAGTTGTGCAAGAGGTCAAGCAGCGGATTGGCAGGATTAATATTGATAGTGTGCTCAGCAGCAACCAGATTGAAGAATTAATTATGGATGAGGCTTTCTCTTTATTCCCCCTTGTACAGTACACCGAGCGGCCGGACAAAGCAGCGGCTTCCTTATTGGAAGGACGGGTTGTTATCTTAGTGGATAACTCACCAATGCCCCTGATTGTTCCGGTAACGTTTATTTCTCTGCTCCAGGCTGCCGAGGATTATTACAATAACGCGGTATTCGCCACTTCAGTCCGGCTTTTGCGCTTTGTTGCCTTGAACATTGCGTTACTACTGCCGGCCTTAACCGTGGCAGCTTTCTCATTCCACCAGGAGTTGCTGCCAACAGCCTTAATAAGTACTGTTGCAGGCGCCCGGCAAGGCTTGCCTCTGCCAATCGTTTTAGAAATTCTGATGATTGAATTCGCCTTTGAACTCTTGCGCGAAGCCGGAGTACGCCTGCCCAAGACGATTGGTCAAGCTATCAGTACTGTTGGTGGTTTGGTTATTGGGCAGGCGGCAGTGAACGCGGGCCTTGTCTCACCAATCTCGGTCATTGTTGTGGCGACTACAGCTATCGCTTCATTCACGATCCCAAACTACGCTGCAGGTACTGCGCTGAGAATTTTGCGGTTTGTTTTGATTATCCTTGCAGGTTTTTTCGGCGGAGTGGGAATCATCTCCGGTCTAATGGTTATTCTATTCCATCTCTGCAGCTTACGTTCTTTCGGTATCCCCTACTTATCACCTATTGCCCCCTTAAGCCCGGGTGACTTAAAGGACACCATGGTACGTGCGCCCTGGTGGGCTATGCTCAGGCGGCCATGGATGTCCGTCAGCAATGAGCCGGTCAGGCAGGACCCTGATCAAGGTCCGCTAAAACCGGATAAGGGAGGGCAAACGCCATAA
- the carB gene encoding carbamoyl-phosphate synthase large subunit gives MPLNQEIKKVLVIGSGPIVIGQAAEFDYAGTQACRALKEEGLEVVLINSNPATIMTDNAMADQIYIEPLTLETIKRIIIKERPDSILSTLGGQTGLTLSMQLAKEGFLEKQGVKLLGANPETIDKAEDRQMFKDTMAAIGEPVIPSLVVTDVPAALTFAAEISYPVIVRPAFTLGGTGGGIAYNETELQEIAANGLRLSPITQVLIEKCISGWKEIEFEVMRDRAGNVITVCSMENFDPVGVHTGDSIVIAPAVTLSDKEYQMLRSAALNIITALEVEGGCNCQFALHPDSFDYAVIEVNPRVSRSSALASKATGYPIAKVAAKIAVGYTLDEIKNAVTGKTYACFEPALDYVVVKLPKWPFDKFVYAKRTLGTQMKATGEVMAIGVSFEQAIMKAVRGAEISLDSLNLPKLKKLTDAEIEQLLTVCNDERLFVIFEALQRDISCELIHEITKIDLWFLYKLAHLTALEKELAVGPLTQELYEEAKKLGYPDKVIERLSGSRIEQGIAQGIYQKRWASYKMVDTCAAEFEAETPYFYSTYDEANEAEQFIKARNSSKKTIIVFGSGPIRIGQGIEFDYASVHCVWALKKAGYEVVIVNNNPETVSTDFDTADRLYFEPLTNEDVLNVIHTEQPYGVVVAFGGQTAIKLTKFLEAQGIRILGTPADSIDAAEDRERFDALLERLSIKRPQGHTVMNTDEALQAANKLGYPVLMRPSYVLGGQNMIIAFSDQDICEYMDIILTYNIENPVLIDKYLSGIEIEVDAICDGEEILIPGIMEHIERAGIHSGDSIAVYPAWNLSGELTERVIDYSRKLALALNTQGLVNIQYVVHAGEIYVIEVNPRSSRTIPYISKVTGVPMVDLATRAMLGEKLTDMGFGTGLYKTPPYVAVKVPVFSFEKLIDVDVQLGPEMKSTGEVLGIGKSLAEALYKGLVAAGYKMVKQGGVLVTVRNSDKPEMVDIARKYSELGFKLYATGGTAKVLEQAGLQVIPVKKIHESEHDNIQTLLESGKIHYIISTSAKGRLPGLDSVKIRRKAVETAIPCLTSLDTANALANSLKSRYSQNNTELVDINHMRSERRRLTFTKMQSCGNDYIYFNCFNQQIVSPESLSVYLSDRHYGIGGDGIVLICPSDKADARMQMFNLDGSESKMSGNALTCIGKYLYDNEIIVKERISIETLSGIKKLKLYIQNGKVNSVCVDMGPAELEPQKIPVELPGEVIVNQPVTIAGRDYRITCVSMGNPHSVLFVENQESIQMDTEGPAFEYSPLFPERVNVEFVTMIDRNTLKMRVWERGNGETLAAGTSACAAVVAAVLNGFCQKGEHILVKLKGGDLVVKYTDETVYMTGKPEKVFEGSVEI, from the coding sequence ATGCCGTTAAATCAAGAAATAAAAAAAGTACTGGTCATTGGCTCAGGACCGATCGTCATCGGACAGGCTGCTGAATTTGATTACGCGGGGACTCAGGCGTGCAGGGCCTTGAAAGAAGAGGGACTGGAAGTTGTTCTGATCAACTCCAATCCGGCAACGATCATGACGGACAACGCGATGGCCGATCAGATCTACATTGAACCTTTAACACTGGAGACCATCAAAAGAATCATCATTAAGGAAAGACCGGATAGCATTTTATCTACGTTAGGCGGTCAGACCGGCCTGACACTTTCCATGCAGCTTGCCAAAGAAGGATTTCTAGAAAAACAAGGCGTCAAACTTCTGGGCGCGAATCCGGAAACGATCGATAAGGCTGAAGACCGGCAGATGTTTAAAGATACCATGGCAGCGATCGGCGAGCCTGTCATCCCTTCGTTGGTCGTGACGGATGTCCCCGCGGCCCTCACTTTTGCAGCAGAGATCTCCTATCCGGTCATCGTTCGTCCGGCCTTTACGCTGGGCGGAACAGGCGGGGGGATTGCCTATAATGAAACCGAGCTGCAGGAAATTGCGGCCAACGGTCTGAGGCTTTCACCGATTACCCAGGTCCTAATTGAAAAATGTATTTCCGGGTGGAAAGAGATCGAGTTTGAAGTGATGCGGGACCGGGCGGGCAACGTAATTACCGTCTGCAGTATGGAGAATTTTGATCCGGTCGGAGTGCATACCGGGGACAGCATCGTTATCGCGCCGGCTGTCACACTTTCGGACAAAGAATACCAAATGCTGCGTTCGGCTGCGCTGAATATCATTACAGCCCTGGAAGTGGAAGGCGGCTGCAACTGCCAGTTCGCGCTGCATCCGGACAGCTTTGACTATGCCGTGATTGAGGTGAATCCGAGGGTATCCCGTTCCTCAGCTCTGGCCTCCAAGGCGACCGGATATCCGATTGCTAAAGTCGCCGCGAAAATTGCGGTTGGATATACGCTCGATGAGATTAAAAACGCCGTTACAGGGAAGACCTATGCCTGTTTTGAACCGGCGCTGGATTATGTCGTGGTGAAACTGCCCAAGTGGCCGTTTGATAAATTTGTTTACGCAAAACGCACACTGGGTACGCAGATGAAAGCAACCGGTGAAGTGATGGCGATCGGCGTGAGCTTTGAGCAGGCCATTATGAAAGCGGTCAGGGGAGCGGAGATTTCCCTGGACAGCTTGAACCTGCCCAAACTCAAGAAACTGACGGATGCCGAGATTGAACAGCTGCTTACAGTGTGCAACGATGAACGGCTTTTTGTGATATTCGAAGCGCTGCAAAGGGACATTTCCTGCGAATTGATTCACGAGATCACCAAGATTGACCTCTGGTTCTTATACAAACTGGCTCACCTTACAGCTTTGGAGAAAGAGCTGGCCGTCGGACCTCTGACGCAGGAGCTGTACGAAGAAGCCAAGAAACTCGGGTACCCTGATAAAGTAATCGAACGGCTTTCAGGCAGCAGGATTGAACAGGGGATTGCGCAGGGGATCTATCAGAAACGCTGGGCTTCTTACAAAATGGTCGATACCTGCGCAGCCGAATTTGAGGCGGAGACCCCGTATTTTTACTCGACGTACGATGAAGCCAATGAGGCCGAGCAGTTTATTAAAGCCAGGAACAGCAGCAAGAAGACAATTATTGTCTTTGGCTCCGGCCCAATTCGAATCGGTCAGGGGATCGAGTTTGACTATGCTTCCGTACATTGTGTGTGGGCGTTGAAAAAAGCAGGCTATGAGGTCGTGATCGTCAATAATAACCCGGAGACCGTCTCGACCGATTTTGACACGGCCGACCGGCTGTATTTTGAACCGCTGACCAATGAGGACGTTTTGAATGTGATTCATACGGAGCAGCCTTATGGCGTCGTCGTAGCTTTTGGCGGACAGACGGCCATTAAGCTGACGAAGTTCTTGGAAGCCCAGGGGATACGGATTCTGGGCACACCGGCCGACAGCATCGATGCGGCCGAGGACAGGGAACGGTTTGACGCTTTGTTGGAACGACTCTCCATTAAACGGCCTCAGGGACATACCGTGATGAACACCGATGAAGCGCTGCAGGCGGCGAATAAGCTCGGCTATCCGGTCCTGATGCGCCCTTCCTATGTACTGGGCGGCCAGAATATGATTATTGCGTTTAGTGACCAGGATATCTGTGAATACATGGACATTATCCTGACTTACAATATCGAAAATCCCGTACTAATCGATAAATACCTGTCGGGTATTGAAATCGAAGTTGACGCGATCTGTGACGGTGAAGAGATTCTAATCCCTGGGATCATGGAGCATATTGAACGGGCCGGTATCCATTCCGGTGATTCGATTGCGGTCTATCCTGCCTGGAACTTAAGCGGGGAGCTGACGGAACGGGTCATCGACTATTCCAGAAAACTAGCCCTGGCCTTAAACACCCAGGGGCTGGTCAATATTCAGTATGTCGTTCATGCCGGAGAAATCTACGTCATTGAAGTGAATCCGCGTTCCTCAAGGACGATCCCGTATATCAGCAAAGTGACCGGCGTGCCGATGGTTGACCTCGCGACCCGGGCGATGCTTGGCGAAAAGCTGACCGATATGGGCTTCGGCACAGGGCTGTATAAAACCCCGCCTTATGTCGCGGTTAAGGTTCCGGTATTTTCGTTTGAAAAACTGATTGATGTCGATGTGCAGCTGGGTCCGGAGATGAAGTCGACGGGCGAGGTGCTGGGCATTGGCAAATCCCTCGCTGAGGCGCTTTATAAGGGACTGGTGGCTGCCGGGTACAAGATGGTGAAGCAGGGTGGCGTTTTAGTTACGGTTCGCAACAGCGATAAGCCGGAGATGGTTGATATCGCCAGGAAATACAGCGAGCTGGGCTTTAAGCTCTATGCGACCGGCGGAACGGCCAAAGTGCTGGAGCAGGCGGGTCTGCAGGTGATTCCGGTCAAGAAGATTCATGAATCAGAGCATGACAATATCCAAACGCTGCTGGAAAGTGGCAAGATCCATTATATTATCTCGACTTCCGCCAAAGGCAGGCTGCCCGGTCTGGACAGTGTCAAAATCCGCCGTAAAGCGGTCGAAACGGCGATTCCGTGTCTGACCTCACTGGATACAGCCAACGCCCTGGCCAACAGTCTGAAGAGCCGGTATTCCCAGAACAACACGGAGCTTGTGGACATCAACCATATGCGCAGCGAACGGCGTCGACTTACCTTTACGAAGATGCAGTCCTGCGGCAACGATTATATTTATTTCAACTGCTTCAATCAGCAGATTGTCAGTCCCGAATCCCTGAGTGTTTATTTATCCGACAGGCACTATGGTATCGGCGGGGACGGGATTGTGCTGATCTGTCCGTCCGACAAAGCTGATGCGAGGATGCAGATGTTCAATCTGGATGGCAGCGAGAGCAAAATGAGCGGCAATGCACTGACATGCATTGGGAAATATCTGTATGATAACGAGATCATCGTTAAGGAACGGATTTCGATTGAAACCTTGAGCGGAATTAAAAAACTGAAACTCTATATCCAAAACGGGAAAGTCAATTCGGTCTGCGTAGATATGGGGCCGGCGGAGCTGGAACCTCAGAAGATTCCGGTTGAATTGCCGGGAGAGGTTATCGTGAACCAGCCAGTTACGATTGCCGGTCGCGATTACCGCATCACCTGTGTCTCCATGGGGAATCCGCATAGTGTGCTTTTTGTGGAGAACCAGGAAAGCATTCAGATGGATACTGAAGGACCGGCCTTCGAATATTCTCCGTTATTTCCGGAAAGAGTCAATGTGGAATTTGTTACGATGATTGACCGAAATACCCTGAAAATGCGGGTCTGGGAACGCGGCAACGGCGAAACGCTTGCGGCCGGTACCAGCGCCTGCGCGGCTGTTGTCGCTGCAGTGTTGAACGGCTTCTGCCAAAAAGGAGAACATATTCTGGTGAAGCTAAAAGGCGGCGATTTGGTCGTCAAATATACGGATGAGACAGTCTATATGACAGGAAAACCGGAAAAGGTATTCGAAGGAAGCGTAGAGATTTAA
- a CDS encoding Ger(x)C family spore germination protein, translated as MKKKYRILGLSILIILQSAISTGCWSSKEVESLAVVTLMGIDYTNENGSDMWTISATILNPLGQDKEGDQSSGKGSQETLLVGTGRTLQETISAFPAHSSRTPYYGHISAYIIGEKTAKEKMCEFTEANIRYWENRPRTLIIITKGKALDVLQAGPAVDKLLSKELKELGMKKALATGYSYGVTLTDFAEGLKSPDRDPVATLVNVVPPEVPGLGQQNLMEGLAVFQGGRLIGWLNKEETMGYLLITQNINNGHIPLVVTKDNILFSYYFATTKSKILSVVTGGKITYRVNIKVIGAIADNSGLRLKAEDIKALENVIEDRLRDLSIQAVDKAKEYNSDFLGFTEKLHRTNLSAWQTLGPDWRKAFSTAEVEIVVDAKIVQTGMMGE; from the coding sequence GTGAAAAAAAAATACCGAATTTTAGGCCTATCCATACTAATTATTTTACAGTCTGCTATAAGCACCGGCTGTTGGAGCAGTAAGGAAGTTGAAAGCCTTGCCGTTGTCACCCTCATGGGAATTGACTATACAAACGAAAATGGCAGCGACATGTGGACAATATCTGCAACAATCTTAAACCCGCTCGGCCAGGATAAAGAAGGAGATCAATCAAGCGGAAAAGGTAGTCAGGAAACATTATTGGTAGGTACCGGAAGGACTCTGCAGGAGACTATTTCAGCCTTTCCTGCCCACTCATCTCGTACACCTTATTACGGTCATATAAGTGCTTATATCATTGGTGAGAAGACCGCCAAGGAAAAAATGTGCGAATTTACTGAGGCCAATATACGATATTGGGAAAACCGTCCAAGAACATTAATAATCATAACAAAAGGAAAAGCTCTTGATGTATTGCAAGCGGGACCGGCAGTCGATAAGCTGCTCTCTAAAGAATTGAAGGAATTAGGTATGAAAAAAGCGTTAGCCACCGGTTATTCCTACGGTGTAACTTTGACTGATTTTGCGGAGGGGTTAAAAAGTCCTGACAGGGATCCGGTAGCGACTCTGGTCAATGTCGTTCCTCCGGAAGTCCCGGGATTGGGACAGCAAAATCTGATGGAGGGATTAGCTGTTTTCCAAGGGGGTAGACTCATAGGTTGGTTGAATAAAGAGGAAACTATGGGATATTTATTAATAACGCAAAATATCAACAATGGGCATATTCCGCTAGTGGTTACAAAAGATAATATACTATTCTCATATTACTTTGCTACTACAAAAAGTAAAATCCTATCGGTGGTAACCGGTGGTAAAATCACTTACCGTGTAAACATTAAAGTTATAGGTGCAATTGCTGATAATTCAGGATTAAGACTAAAAGCAGAAGATATTAAAGCACTTGAAAATGTAATCGAAGACAGGCTGCGGGATCTGTCCATACAAGCAGTTGATAAGGCCAAGGAATACAATTCAGATTTTCTTGGTTTTACAGAAAAACTCCATCGTACTAACCTCTCGGCATGGCAGACGCTAGGACCGGACTGGCGGAAAGCTTTTAGCACAGCGGAAGTAGAAATCGTGGTCGATGCTAAGATCGTCCAAACCGGGATGATGGGGGAATAA
- a CDS encoding endospore germination permease, protein MNTEKLSSRQIAVLLYIIIMISGLLLMPGLTAEKAKQSAWIAIALASLPSFFCLWIVWKLGKRFPNNTLPEYAEIILGKALGKVVGGAYILFFLLVNILSVCEFSEFLTVCFMPQTPAIALNAILVLIGAYAVLKGIEVIARAAQFVFPLFMISLLILFVSVLPAVKLGKLLPFLEGGIKPVIWGSIPSIFVYGEIIVLAILLPMVNKPEEIKRKGAFALLTVAIFLSAGMMFTLMIFGSNLSGDLLFPFWYLSKYIEFGSYLQRVEGLILLLWMIGMIIKIAIFYYLTCFSTAKTLGLKSYKPVIYPMALIYLPAATFLFRNTAEFRQFLELYWPYLGSIFELVLPLILLFVAVIRKKQRRVSR, encoded by the coding sequence ATAAATACGGAAAAGCTTTCAAGTAGGCAGATTGCTGTGCTGCTGTACATCATCATCATGATTTCAGGACTTCTGCTTATGCCCGGGCTGACGGCTGAAAAAGCGAAACAATCCGCCTGGATAGCGATTGCTTTAGCCTCACTTCCCAGTTTTTTTTGCTTATGGATTGTTTGGAAATTGGGTAAACGGTTTCCAAACAATACTTTGCCTGAATATGCAGAAATCATCCTGGGCAAAGCCTTAGGCAAGGTTGTAGGCGGAGCCTATATATTATTTTTCCTTTTGGTTAACATTCTATCCGTATGTGAGTTTTCCGAATTCCTGACAGTCTGCTTTATGCCACAAACCCCGGCAATAGCTCTTAATGCCATCCTTGTCCTCATCGGGGCTTATGCAGTATTGAAAGGGATTGAAGTCATTGCCCGTGCAGCTCAATTCGTATTTCCCTTATTCATGATTTCTTTACTTATTCTATTTGTATCCGTATTACCCGCGGTGAAACTAGGAAAGCTGCTGCCTTTTCTTGAAGGTGGGATCAAACCTGTGATTTGGGGGTCTATCCCCTCCATATTCGTGTATGGTGAGATTATTGTATTGGCTATCCTGCTTCCCATGGTCAACAAGCCTGAGGAAATAAAGCGCAAAGGTGCTTTTGCCTTATTGACAGTGGCTATTTTTCTCTCAGCAGGTATGATGTTCACCTTAATGATATTTGGATCAAACCTCTCTGGGGATTTGTTGTTTCCTTTTTGGTATCTCAGCAAATATATAGAGTTTGGTAGTTACCTTCAGCGAGTAGAAGGGTTAATCCTGCTCCTTTGGATGATCGGAATGATCATTAAAATTGCAATTTTCTATTATTTAACGTGTTTTTCAACAGCCAAAACCCTGGGTCTGAAAAGCTATAAACCGGTTATTTACCCAATGGCGCTTATCTACCTCCCAGCGGCAACTTTTCTGTTTCGTAACACAGCAGAATTCCGTCAGTTTCTTGAATTGTACTGGCCGTATTTAGGATCCATTTTCGAACTGGTGTTGCCTTTGATTCTTTTGTTCGTAGCCGTAATCAGAAAAAAGCAAAGGAGAGTTAGCCGGTGA